The Candidatus Paceibacterota bacterium genome includes the window CACCAAGATAACATACATATTTCAAATAGAAAAGGGATGAAAAATAACTAAAAATCTGCTAATATTTAACGATACTACCGACATGTATCTAACCTCCCTCGAAATCTCGGGTTTCAAATCGTTTGCCAAAAAAGACGCTCTGCGTTTTACTTCACCTATTTCTGCCATTGTCGGACCCAATGGCTCAGGTAAATCCAATATAGCCGAGGCTTTTCGTTTTGTCCTAGGTGAGCAGTCCATCAAATCCTTGCGAGGAAAAAAGGGCGAGGATCTTATTTTTAACGGAGCAGGCGAAGGTGGGCGGGCCAATCGTGCGGGAGTGAAAGTCACTTTTGACAATACCAAGCGCATGCTCAACATTGATTTTGATGAAGTCGTCATCGAACGCGTGGTGCATCGAGACGGGGTCAATGAATATTTGATCAATGGCAGTGCGGTGCGTCTCAAAGATATTATCGAGCTTTTGGCCGGTGCCCATATTGGGGCTTCGGGACACCATATTATTTCTCAAGGAGAGGCGGACAAAATGCTCAATGCGTCGATCCGGGATCGACGCATCATGATAGAAGACGCTCTTGGTCTAAAGCTTTATCAATATAAAAAAGAAGAAAGCCTCCGAAAGCTTGAGAAAACTCGCGAAAATATTAAAGACGTCGAGTCCCTGCGTCGCGAGCTCGCTCCGCATATTAAATTTTTAAAAAAGCAGGTAGAAAAAATCGAACGGGCTCTGGCGCTCAAGCTTGAGCTAGTCACTTTGTCCAAGGAATATTTGCGGCGTGAGGATGCCTATATTACCCGAGAAAAAGGGGTCATTGCTGATGAAAAGGAGGCTCCACATCGTGAGCTGGCCGAGCTTGCCAAGGAGCTTGAGATTTTGAAAAAAACTATCGCTGAGACGGCGGCTTCGACTCAGGGTTCGCGCAGTCCGGAGCTTATTGTCCTTGAACAGCAAATTCAAAAAGTCCGTGGGGCTAAAGATGAAGCAACCCGAGAGCTTGGTCGGATCGAAGGAGAAATTTCCTATCTAAAAAGATCTATTGCCAAGCGCAACGATGACAGGGCGCGGGAGAGCAACCGGACTGTCTATTTGAGAGAAGTAGAAAATTTGTCTGAGGATGTGTCGGAAAAGCTGGCTGAAATCGAGAAGGGCATCGGGGAGGGGCAGGATGCTGGGACTTTGCGCGGTTTGGTGGCACGGGTACGCCAACTCGTCACGGACTTTATTACCCATCACCGTGAACAGGATGTTGTTTCAGCTGAGGATCAAGAATTTGAAAGCGATTTGGAAAAGCTGAATCAGGAGCGGGGTGAAATAGAAGCCAAGATAGTCTCAATAAAAAATGAAGAG containing:
- a CDS encoding AAA family ATPase, with protein sequence MYLTSLEISGFKSFAKKDALRFTSPISAIVGPNGSGKSNIAEAFRFVLGEQSIKSLRGKKGEDLIFNGAGEGGRANRAGVKVTFDNTKRMLNIDFDEVVIERVVHRDGVNEYLINGSAVRLKDIIELLAGAHIGASGHHIISQGEADKMLNASIRDRRIMIEDALGLKLYQYKKEESLRKLEKTRENIKDVESLRRELAPHIKFLKKQVEKIERALALKLELVTLSKEYLRREDAYITREKGVIADEKEAPHRELAELAKELEILKKTIAETAASTQGSRSPELIVLEQQIQKVRGAKDEATRELGRIEGEISYLKRSIAKRNDDRARESNRTVYLREVENLSEDVSEKLAEIEKGIGEGQDAGTLRGLVARVRQLVTDFITHHREQDVVSAEDQEFESDLEKLNQERGEIEAKIVSIKNEEQAAAKNYEVIKQEIERGKDKNVEAEKAILKIMGRQSELYAIVQTLKSREEKVKVEEEDFKRELEETVMLAGREAINYERVDLSDQNQTEVIFNEERGLQVERRRALEKIKIRLEEAGVGSTDEVMKEYTEAEERDAFLTRELGDLIHSASSLEDLIKELVEKLDTEFRTGVAKINDQFNNFFNLMFGGGHASLSVVKEKKRARRNSRAIGSEDQDDPDNPDLSGEDEDLLENISNSEEEEETEEGVDIEVSLPRKKIKGLVMLSGGERALTSIALLFAISQVNPPPFIILDETDAALDEANSRKYGDMIENLAKYSQLILITHNRETMSRAGSIFGVTMGKEGASKLLSIAFDEAVAVAK